Within Lytechinus variegatus isolate NC3 chromosome 15, Lvar_3.0, whole genome shotgun sequence, the genomic segment TCTTCCACATGAAGCTTTTTCCAGGATCTTACAAAATAAAGCTTTTGATTTGCTTTTTTCTGCAGTGTATCAGTTTTAGTGAATTACATATTATGGTCATACCCAAGTATTTGTATTCTGTGACATGTTCTACTTCTTCAACGTGAACTGTATAACGGCCTTATGGTAGTAGACCTTCGTCTGAAGTCAACAATCAACTCTTTagaggacaagttcaccccaacaaaaagttgattttaataaaaagacaaTAATCCAActagcattacactgaaaatttcatcaaaattggatgtaaaataagaaagttatgacattttaaccctaaatctcaaggggtattttgattcttgtcattacgcagttgcattggtaaatttcactaaattcttacatttttattttaattatgctaatttattcatgaaatcatactttttgctctgattcactaaataaagctcctagaatgctatttttggtgcaaatattctttatagcattcctaataattgtgaatgaaaaaaattctggtaccaTACAAGaccaatttcttatgtattttattgttttttatttcttatgtatttctttgttttttacttttctttttttattgttttttcgatggaaatcgTTCTAGACTTAATTCTGACCATatacaaggcaaaattaattaagtttaatcaataaaagtagaaataagaatacatttatgaattttggctaaatacacaatttgcactggatttgtacatgaaatcacgtttatgagcaattttgggtctgcttCTGCTACctgggcgtcacaaatttggtcaaaaaaattgcgcgagacttgaaagtaaaaagtcagtgagcggcgaggtcaaaaaaaattgagaactAGGGTTAAAGTTTCACTcagtttcacaaaacagttatattcacatcctggtcggtatgcaaatgagggaactgatgacatcactcacttacttcttttatatttttgatatgaaaATTTTTCTCTCCCCCTTGTCATGCGACATTGagatttattcctccctgaatatgtggaattaacATTAACATTATGTGGTCATGTTCAGTCAATTTTTACATTGTCAATTCTGTaagaattaaaatattgtataattcaaaacaacagaaaacaaaagaaatagtgagtgatggacatcatcgactctcgcatttgcatattacttagttgtgcatataactgttttgagaaaaataagcaaaatttttgtttgcttatgtcatgactttcttattttacaaccgatttcgatgaaattttcaacgttatgcttgttggatttttctctattggcATACATATTTCTCATGGAAATGTGTTatgttcattcatatttttcattctttcatttgattgatgctttgttttttttctcacctcCCTGCCACCCCTATCTCTCTCTGACTCGCCCGTCTCATTATAtccctcctccttttctttcttttttttcagcttgACATGAATCCAGACTTTCCGGAGTTATTATACAAGAAACTGAATGCTTTGGAGGAAAGCTTTAGAAATAGGTTTTCAAATGGTCCTCAAACTAAAGTCTCCATGTCATGACCTTGCAACTAATCAAGATAATAGTATTATTCAATTTAAAATCATTGACAAGCTTGGAAAGTAATTCTATAAAATATTAAGTATTAAGTAACAAGAATCATTCCATGACTAttttcagggagaaattaagATTAAATTGAACCTTTCCTTTGAAGTTTTCTTGCAGTTTTGGATGACAACATTATGTAAACACTGgccaatttttttataatgataatcataatgagagggattttaatgattttaggACAGGGTAAAGTATTATGTATTCTTATAGGTTCACAGCAGGGTCCTGTTTTATTAACTCTTGTTATaccccaggggcccgttgcagaaagagttgcaatcaatcgcaactctaaaaatcatgcgcaacttgattttcaaccaatcaacatcgtgcattcgggacttgcggttgatttttgacttgcgtttaaacgcaactctttctgcaacggaccccagggccccgtcttcatagagttatgattgattggatcaatcgtaactctatggaaatcaatTTATACCATAATTTTTCTCCAATaactttgcacaatgtcctttgtaaaccaAGCGAAGTGCAGTAAATTTTCaagaagaaaacaatgaatgcatgaatatacctCATAGAATCATAGAATCATAGAAATTATTTTGTACAAACATGCATAGTAGATGTTGACGtcgctggccgtccatagttgtgattgatcagatcaattgaaaatctttgtaagacggggcccagtaATAGCAAACGCTCAATTTCTATCGAGTGATTCCAGTATAACTGTTACTGTCAATTTTAATAAAACAAGTTTAATGAGAACGGGTCTCAGGACGATGCTAGAAAAGTGTGCTTCTCAGTATTCAGTGATGTTCCACTCAACTGCATTTTTATTCCCATGCAGTGAGCATTATGCAATGGAACAAAGTACTTTGGTGCTTGTCATTCTATGTTCAAATAACACTACCCTAAATGAAATTGACTTTTGATTTCATTCCATTCATGTTTTCATACAAGAAGTAGGAGAGTTAAGTTTGTAAGATCAATATTTGGATTCATTGGATTCAGCCAAAAactttagggggtgtccacctgaaattttgggatggacacaggtaaaaaatttgacaagcgccccccaagaaggttatcaacctaaattttaggagtgactaaccaaaaaattttgacaagcaaaaaaaaaaaagaaaaaaaaaaaggtcatcaacctaactTTTAGGGGGGATAACACACATTTCGGGGGAcgctgaaaaaaattgacaagcaaaaaaaaaaggttatcaaataaaaatttaagggggggacacatcccccctgtccccccccccccccccccccccccccccccccccgcttccgccgcctatgtttgGATTTGTATACCGGTATCATTATTCATGTCTGCTTCATTAGGAATTTATAAACGTAACTCGCCGTTCATGAACAAATAAATTGACATACGAGTTATCAATGCTGTATTATGCTTATGATATAAAGAGTAAAATATAAAGGCAAACTGCAGCAAACCTGTGCTAATAGGTTTTCAATATAATGTGCTTTGTATTTAATGCAAAAGGACAGATTTATTctgattaaaatatatatttgtttttaaattgcataattttccttgcatttgattttcatgaatttaattcaccattatcatctttaaaatgttcattattCTAAGAAATGCTATGTGACAATGTTGATATTTGAATATATTGTGCTGTTTAGTATTATCAGTGTGCAGTATTGCTAGTGAtcatgaaatacaattttataCTGATTCAAAAAGCAtctttatcattctatttttcttgtacTGCAAGTGTATTACTATGTAAGTTCTAGTAACTCCCTTCTGGTGTCAAAACATGTGGGCACGGGCTAACAAAGCTGGCATTTGAACTACAAGTAACCCTGCCCAAGTCAAATTATATGTTTGACTGATGCGAAATTGTACTTACTTAGAAGACGTATATAACTCTGATGGAAGATTGAATTTGTATATTCTCATTAAGTTCATATGAGTGCGGCGGCTCTTTGATCACAATATATACATACTTTTACTGAAGCGTAATCATCAATaagttgctatgatagcaactcttgctggaatgttAACTACCAGGACAACAGTAAAAAATTTGCATCCTAATTGGCTTTtccattgaaagttgaaattCCAGCATGAGTTGCTATATCATAATGGTTTAAGAAATGGGATCCAGATGTTCCTTGCTATTAATTTGGACAATTAATAATTTCTCAATATTACTTTATTTAGTGACCACACCTACTTGCCTcaaattgtaaatttgcatcCCATGATATCCATTTATTGTGATCATTCAATTTGAGgatttcctcctttttttaaagaattttttctttaaagattactgtaaattgtaatatttttggttaCTTTGCTTGATAAATTAAACCTGTAGAGAAGGATGTAATAAATACCCTTGGCTGGagatttgttcattttcaaccaGAACAAAGATCACATTTAAATATTTCAGGGTCACCCACAGAATTTCATAGAAATCTTTACTTTATTAATCAACATTTGATATACATCATATATCTACAAATCATAATTAAATACAACCTGAATAATTACAGTCCAAACTTGCTTCCTTGGTTGTGTCAAGTCTGGTGACAGTGACTTGACACAATGGTAAGGCAGtgatgacatttgctcctgcaacaattACTCCAGGCTTTATTTCCTCTAAGTAGGGTTTGGGGGGTAAATTGCCGATTCATCTGTTGTCATCTTGTCTACttatcacatggtctacctcaAGTCTAATTCCATTCCATCCAACATTTCCTGTAACAAACATTTGGTCCTATcttcactttgtctaatcaccatttcatctcgtaaccagttggtctaagaTCCATTCAACTTTCATTTACTTCACCCAATTAACACTTCATCCAATTTGacaaaatggtatatggactaaatggtcATTGGATCACCTGGTTATGAGGGGAAATAGTGACTGGAGAAAATGGCAATTAGATCATGTGAATAGTGGACGAaaatgatggtagaccaaatgataatagacgatTTGGtagttggtaattggacaaaCTGGCATTGGACCAACTGTAAATAACAGATTAGAGTCGGGGTTGCAATAAGGATTTACAGGGTAGGGTGTTGTATTAAATACCTGTAGGGTTAAGTTTAAGTCTCATTCAATTtatagtgtgtggaatttatagcggagcaattgttgccagagcaaatgtcaagGATCAGTAAGATTTCTTACAAAAAGTAAGATACATTATTATATGCAGAAATCACAAAAGTGCCTTCTCACCCCACTTATCCTCAGTGGTCATAGACCAACAACAAGAAACTATGGGAATATCATTGTGAAAGATGCATAGGTGGCCCTTGGCTACCATTTACTTTTGACTTCAACAATGGTATTCGGTGTGTGTACGCAATGAAATTTGAATCATCTGGATTATGGCTAAATCCCCCATCCTCGGTTTTATATCAACTGGGCACTCATGTTTTCTTTAACTAACAGTACTATCAAGGCACACTTATTTAGCCCAAAGAACATCTTTCCACATATGCCACATTTCAAAtgtctgggccctgttgcataaaagttaccatacTTTCTGATCCAATGTGCTGGTatctttcatggaatccttgattttgattggctgatgatgagccttgttaccatggtagatattattgcatggcaaagttaccatagtagtaacttttatgcactGGGGCCCTGATATTGAATCTTGATAGCCGACAGCTTTATATTGCATGTACAACAAACTGAGCAAAATCACCATGACTATAATGGCTCAGAGATGCATACATAAAAGTCCTTCTAAATATAGGTCACACACTTTTCTTTTCCAATGATCAATGTTACTACCAGTATGTATCAACTTTTTGACCAATGGTATCCTGAGCTTCTTACCTTTATCAAATTAAAGACCATTGTATCTCATTTGTACGGAGAACAAAATATTCACGGGTACcggtattataatttttcattataattgaATGCCTCGCCTCGAAAGGCTGAAAAGAAATTCTATTCAATAGTTTTCACTCTATCATGTAAAGCAGCtctatatatttattatgtCTGACCCCTATCAGACATTTTCAACATTCAGTAACATACGTGCAATGAACTATGTGAAACTTAAGACTACGAACAAGTTTCTCCTGTAATATAACTCCTGAAGTAGCACCagtaagaaataattttttagatttttttgcaTCTAATACTACTGCAGGGCTAAATTCCATGATGCATTGTATATCTGACCCCCTATATTTAGGACTTTAAAGGATTTGTCTCCCATTTTTCTCTGATTAACTAGTTAATGTGAAAAGTCAGAAAACTATCAAATTATTGTCTTGAGCAGTTTATTTTAATGAAGTAAAagttgaggaaaaaaaaaacagggtttGGACAAACCAATGGTTTATCATTTCATGGAACTATCTTGTCACAATCTGGTCTCAACCATGAATTTGAAACATAAACTTTGTCAAGTACTATGTTTGGGCATACTTTGAAAACAGACTTGCTTTTTCTTCTACTTTCTTGCATCCTGACGTCGAGAATACTGGGTTATTTTCTGGGTAGAATACAAGTTTATCAGCAATCCATTGaacatcattttcattcaaagtcACATTCTTCCAGCTCAATGTTTGCTGAATACACATGATGACATGCTTTCTTTCTAAAGGAAGAAATGGAATGTGGTGATCCACGACTGCCATTAATTTGTCATGGACCTCAAGACGTTGGACATCATGGTCTTCAGAAGCTTCACTCTCTGCTGTATATTCCTGAGTGTAAGGTACTTTAGTCATGATTGGTTCAAGTTCTTTCAGAGTTATATCCTCTCTGTTGTTGCCCTGTTCTAAATGTGACAGAAGGTAGTCTCCTATGGCTTCACTTTGCAGATTGGTcataagaaagaaaatcattttttgctCCTGTGCTGCCTGTCTCGTTCGAATTCCTGGTAAAGTCAATGCAACTGCCTCCAAGAGGCTGGAAGAACTACCATAGTCTATGTCTTCGATAATGTACAACCCCACTGGACATGTCCTGTAGTTGGATTTTCCGTTATCGATGAAATCCTCTAGGGCAATGGAGTAGTCATATGCTGTCACAAGGTGTTCTCTGACTTCCAGGAAAGATGGAAGGAACTTGTAAACACATTGGGATTGTGCTTCCTCCGGAAACATCTTATTTCCGATAAGCTCGGCCACAAATGTTTTACCTACACCCGATTGGCCATGAAACATCAGAACCAGTGTCCTATCCCTTACATCTTTTGAAAGGATTCCCGACAGCAATTGCGGTAGATGTGAAACAACAATGGATTGTCCAAAAACTTGGGACTGGAGGATGGAGTGAAGACTCTCTCCACCAGCAACGATGACAGGATTACCTCGGTGCTGCGCAACAATCCACAGGCTGAGGTAGAACAACACAGACAAGGAAAGCACCACAAAACACATGATGATGAAACATTTAAAGCAAGGACAACGACTCTGAGTCATCATCAGATCATCCTCTGGATGATCCTGTTCCAAGATCTCTGTGGCTCCTCCTGCAAACCTCACCTTGGTTCCCTTGTCCTTTCCAGATATCTTTCGCCTGCGAGGACCCTTCTTCTTAAGAGATGAAAGTGGCGTGTCACCTCCACTGCTGATTTCTCTACTTGGACTTGATGATAGAGCAGATGGTGGAAGACTATCGCTAGAAGGCTTTTCACTGGAATCAAAGAGAAGGCTGCGACCTGTAGTGATACAAATATAGAATCAAATGTTATTCTTCACTTATTGATTgtttattttgtacattttggaCATGTCTGAATAGAGTGGTGTTATGTAGAAAAGCTTTCTCCTTGGTTATGCAATATTGTgtagattttattttaaatctaaCCCTTCCATGAGTAGGCTACACAcactttctttctatctctttaaTTCAGTTTGCCAAATTTATGTTCTCTtaatatttgtaaacaaaaatcacTCTTTCAACAGATCCAAGCTGGTAAAAGTATAAAACCGTTTGAGCAGATAAACATGACTACATTGATAAGTGATATGTACCTGGAAAATTTAACGAAGAATTTCCAATCCCTCCTAACCGAGAATATGGAGAAGAATCCGACCCCATGAAGTTACGAGAAGATGGCTTTGAGCTTGGACTGTATGGAAGAGAGAGATGTTTGATCATACTTGGTGACCCTTTATCAGATGGAGACGGTAGAACAGCTTCCATGGAAGCCTTCAACCTCACTACAGTTTTACCAGATGGACACAGTAAAACTTCTGTTGTTTTATCCAGAGACACTGAGCCCTCTCCATGTGGAGTCTGGATCGTCATATCACTGTGCTCATGACTGCTATCCATCAGAGTTCCACCCAAATGAGTCTTTATGGAGGGAGAAACAGGAGAGAGACAATGTCCTTTGTCATCATCCGCAGTGGGCCACATCAAAGCCAAGCAGTCACTCCCTGGAGTGGAGAGGCCCTTTCTGGAGTTTCTGCTGGCAGGAAGAACCATGATGGGAGAACTCTTTCTTGGGGAGTCTAAACTGGAGACAGGAGGAGGAGTTAAAGTGGTGCTTCGACCGATAGTCAGAAGACTCATTCTGGAATTTTCAGTGctgtggaaaaaaaaaattagtaatagtaataataataatgataatacataacaacaattaaagaagaacaGACTGGTAGGATGATCTGACAGTCTCACTTGTGATTACAAAATATAGCAATGCTGACTTTGTgaacaaatatgaatgatttaattttttccaaaagagagaaaaaaacaagtggaacgctcttggcagtctcgcctgca encodes:
- the LOC121428729 gene encoding uncharacterized protein LOC121428729; translated protein: MSTRSTENSRMSLLTIGRSTTLTPPPVSSLDSPRKSSPIMVLPASRNSRKGLSTPGSDCLALMWPTADDDKGHCLSPVSPSIKTHLGGTLMDSSHEHSDMTIQTPHGEGSVSLDKTTEVLLCPSGKTVVRLKASMEAVLPSPSDKGSPSMIKHLSLPYSPSSKPSSRNFMGSDSSPYSRLGGIGNSSLNFPGRSLLFDSSEKPSSDSLPPSALSSSPSREISSGGDTPLSSLKKKGPRRRKISGKDKGTKVRFAGGATEILEQDHPEDDLMMTQSRCPCFKCFIIMCFVVLSLSVLFYLSLWIVAQHRGNPVIVAGGESLHSILQSQVFGQSIVVSHLPQLLSGILSKDVRDRTLVLMFHGQSGVGKTFVAELIGNKMFPEEAQSQCVYKFLPSFLEVREHLVTAYDYSIALEDFIDNGKSNYRTCPVGLYIIEDIDYGSSSSLLEAVALTLPGIRTRQAAQEQKMIFFLMTNLQSEAIGDYLLSHLEQGNNREDITLKELEPIMTKVPYTQEYTAESEASEDHDVQRLEVHDKLMAVVDHHIPFLPLERKHVIMCIQQTLSWKNVTLNENDVQWIADKLVFYPENNPVFSTSGCKKVEEKASLFSKYAQT